TAAGTCAAGTTTTTTTTATAGATTATTTTTTCCATTTTATGCTTTTAACATCTATTAGCTCATCACTTCGAGGTGAGAATTTAACTCTATCACTTACACCATATAGGTCTTTTTGCTGGTACAGATTTATAAAGGCACTGTCGTTATGAACCTGCTGAATTATATCGTAATAAATTTCAGCCCTTCTAACCTCTTCCATGGTCATTAATGCTTCTTCTAGTAAGCTATCTATATGATTATTAGTTTCTTTGCTTACCCGATAGTAGGCGGTTTTATTTGGCGTATAAAGCCACTGTTTAAGGGTTGTTCCGGCATCAAAAGTACTACTGCCCCAACCAATAAGCCATACATCGGCATCCATTGTGCCACTAATTATTTTAGTTACATAAGTTCCAAATTCTTCAAATGTTAGCTCTACTTCTATGCCAACAGCCTCAAGCTGCAATTTTACAGCTTCTGCTACTTCCTTATCCATTAAGTATCTCCCAGAAGGAGATTTCATAGTAATTTTTAAACCCTTTTCATAGCCAGCATCTTTAAGAAGTTGTTTTGCCTTTTGGGGATTATAATCTATTTCAGTAAGATTATTATTAAATCCAAGATCAAACTTACTAATTATTTGATCACTTTTTACTGCTGATTTTTCTAGTATGTTATTTATGATACTTTGTTTGTCGATGGCATAGTTTAGAGCCTGCCTTACTCTAATATCTTTAACATTTTTACGATTTGTAGTTATGCTCATAAACATTACTCTAGTACTATCTACACTTACACTATCTACTCCAGCTGACTGCTTTAGCTCTGTTACCTGATGGGGTGGTAAATTTGTTATAATATCAGCTTCTTTAGCCCTTAACGACATTACTCTGGCTGATGATTCTGGCACTGGTTTAAATACTACTTCTTTAATCTCAGGGCAGCCATCCCAGTACTGCTCATATGCAACTAAGTTAATAAATTCATCTCTTTGCCACTCTTTTAATTTATAGGGCCCACTGCCTATGGGTTTAACTGCAAACTGCTCATTACCAACCTCTTGTAAGTATTTTTTGGGTACAATTCTTAAGTCGGACAATCTACTTAACAGTACTGGATAAGGCTGCTTAGTTTTTATTATTATGCTATTGTTTTCTTCTAAAATTACATCCTTAATGATATTATAATGGCTCATTCTAGGGCTTTTATTTTTAGGATCTATTATTCTTTCTATAGAAAACTTAACATCTTCTGCTGTTAATGTTTCTCCATTATGGAATTTTACATCATCTCTAATTGTTAGTTTCCAGGTAGTGTCATTTATCATTTTCCATGAGTTTGCTATACTAGGCTTTAAATGCATATCCGAACTACGCTTAATGAGTGTATCAAATATTTGATACTCAACATTGCTGCTAGGTGTATCTGAGTGCATTGCAGGATCTAAACTCGTTGCATCTACGCCTTGCAGTATTATTAAGGGTTGATTTTGATTATCTACACTTGTTGCTTCATTACCACAGGCACTTAAAATGGTTACGAACAATGTTATTGCTATTAATACTTTAAGTCTTTTTATTTTTAATGTTTTCATAGCTCTGGCCTCCTAAACCCTTACACTTATATTTATTATTTTTAATAGTGATATTATTACTTAGTTTATTAAATTTATTGTTATTATAATAATAATCGGATTCCATATAATCACTCTCCTTTGCTTTAAAACAAAAACCCGTCTCTTTGAAGAGACGGGTTATCCGCGGTACCACTCTATTTCTATCCTATTTTTATAGGTATAGCACTTTATTGAATAATAAATTAGCTAAGTTTTTTGGGTGGAAAATTGCTTTTTGATAATAAAAAAAACCGTCTCTATGTAAGAGACGGATTATTTCCGTGGTACCACCCTTATTTTAACCCATAGGGTTAACACTTAGCAGAATACTATTATATTCAGGCCATGTTAACGGTTGACGACCGTTCACCCTACTAAGTATTTCAGGCTTAAGCTCCAAGGTGTATTCGTTAATAATAGGAAGCACTGGTTCTCACCATTCCAGCTCTCTTTAGCTATATTATTAATTACTAGTCCTTATCTTGGCTTTTTGTTATTACGTTTTTAGCAATATAACATTACTCTTTTATTTTGTCAATACTATTTTAGCTATTATGTATTTTAAAGTAACCAGTCTATGAGTAAAGCACTTGCTAAAAGAGCAAGTGCTGTTATTAACATTTTAGGTAAAACAAGCTTATACATAGCAATGCAAATTGCCACAAATTCTTTAAAGTTAATAGTCTTTTTTTCATTTTTATTATTAGCTTTATTAAACATAATTACTGATCCAAATGGCAGTGATAATAGTGGCTTTCACTAAGTTTAGTCTGCTTAGGAATTTCTTTAGAACATATATCCATAGCATAGGGACATCTCGTGTGAAATTTGCAGCCTGTCGGTGGATTTGCAGGACTTGGTACATCGCCTTGTAAAATAATACGCTCTTTTTTTTGGGTAATATCAATTACTGGCATTGCAGACAGTAATACCTTAGTATAGGGGTGTTTAGGGTTATTAAATAACTCTTCGCTTGTGCCTACCTCTACAAATGATCCCAAGTACATTACTGCTATTTTGTCACAAAAATATTTAATTACCCCTAAATCATGAGAGATAAACAAATATGTTAAATCCATTTTTTCTTTTAAATCCTGCAATAACATTAAAATTTGAGCCTGAACAGAAACATCTAACGCTGCTATAGGCTCGTCTCCAATGATAAACTGGGGATTAAGGGCTAACGAACGTGCTATACTTATTCTTTGACGCTGGCCACCACTAAACTCATGAGGATATTTTTTAATATTAGATGAAGGCAAACCACATAGCTCTAGTAACTCTCTTGCTCTGTTTAAAGCCTCTGTTTTAGAAGCAAGCTTATGGCATATTAAACCCTCAGAGATAATAGCCCCCACGTTCATACGAGGGTCTAACGAAGCAAAGGGGTCCTGAAAAATAATTTGCATATCCTTTCTTAAATTTCTCATTTCTTGCTTATTGATTGCTACTTTTTTCTCCACATCGTAAAGGGTTTTACCATTAAACTTTACTGAACCCTGAGTAGGGTTTAAAAGGTTAAGTATTGTTCTACCTGTAGTAGATTTTCCGCATCCTGACTCTCCAACAAGTCCGTAAATTTCTCCCTTATTAATGTTAAAACTTACTCCATCTACGGCCTTAACTTCACCAATTTTTTTTGAGAATACCCCACCTGTTATAGGGAAATATTTTTTTAGATTTTTAACCTCAACTAAAGCTTTACTCATTTCCTAGGCCTCCTTGATCCATTAACCAACAACGCACACTATGATTTTTTTTATAATTTTTTAGCTCTGGCATCTCTACCAAGCATTTATCTTGACAATAATCACAGCGAGGAGCAAAGGCACAGCCCTTTGGCATGTTTAAAGGGGACGGAACCATACCCTTTATACAACGCAATTTTTCGCTACGGCTAAGGGTATCAGGACGTGAGGCTAACAGCCCTTTTGTATACGGGTGCTGGGGATTAGTAAAAAGATTATATGTATCTGCTTTTTCTACAATTTTTCCGGCATACATTACCACTACTTTATCCGCCATTTCTGCTATTACTCCCAGATCATGAGTAATAAACATTATAGACATATCTAGTTGATCTTTTAGCTGTCTTATTAAGTCTAAAACCTGGGCTTGAATAGTTACATCTAAGGCTGTTGTAGGTTCATCTGCTATTAATAACTTAGGTTTGCAGCTCAAGGCCATGGCAATCATTACACGCTGCCGCATACCACCAGATAACTGATGGGGATATTCATTTATGATTTGCTCGGCTCTTGGTATTCCTACCAGGTTAAGTAATTCAATACATCTTTCTTTATTTTCAGAGCTTTTTAGCTTTATATTTTGATGAATATCTAGTGTTTCTCCTATTTGCTCACCTATTCTTAATACAGGGTTAAGGGCTGTCATAGGCTCTTGAAAAATCATGGCAATATCATTACCTCTAATGCTCTGCATTTCATACTCACTTAACGTTACAATGTCTTGGCCATTAAATTCAATGCTGCCCTCTTCTATAAAACCATTTTCTTTAGGCAATAGTTTCATTATTGATAAGCTAGTAACAGATTTTCCGCAACCTGACTCTCCTACAACTCCTAAAACTTTGCCCTCTTCTATATCTATATCTACGCCATTTACAGCAACTACTTTACCTTCGGAGGTATTAAAGCTAGTAACTAAGTTTCTCATTTTTAGTATATTAACACTCATTTTTTAGCCTCCTAGCGCTTTAATTTAGGGTCGAGGGCGTCTCTTAGCCCGTCTCCAAAGATATTTATTGATAAAACTGTAATAAAGATTAGTATACCAGGGGGAACCCATAACCAAGGGTGTTTTGTTAAAGACCTAAAGCTTTCTGCAGATCTTAACATATTTCCCCAGCTAGGCTGCGGTGGCTTTACACCCAACCCAAGATAACTCAAGCCAGCCTCACTTAGTATTCCTCCTGCTATACCTAAAGTTACATAAACAATAATAACAGCAATAGCATTTGGTAAAATATGACTAACAATAATATGCTTTGTTTTTAGTCCTAAAGCCCTAGCTGCTTCAACAAATTCTCGCTCTTTAATAGATAGTATTTCAGCTCTTACTATTCTTGCCAGGCTCGGCCAGCTAAGTAACCCTGTAACAACCATAACGGTATAGATACTTTGACCTATCATAGAGGCAATTACAATGGCCATTAAAAAGAATGGGAAACACATAATTATATCTACTAACCTCATAATTACATTGTCTATCCACCCACCGTAATAGCCAGAGATTGAACCAAGAACAACTCCTATTATCATGGCAATTGAGGTAGCAACTAAACCTACACTAAGTGATGCTCTTGCTCCATAAATTAATCGAGTTAAAACATCTCGACCTAGTTCATCTGTTCCTAAAAGATGATCTTTACTCGGTGGCAAATATCTACTGTCTGGATGTACAGCATCTCTTTCATATTTAGTTATAAAAGGTGCAAATATAGCAATTAATACTAATAAACTTAATATAGCTAAAGCTAATAAAGCCATTTTATTTTTTTTAATTCTCTTAAAACCAATTGCCCAAGGAGACAAGCCATGTTCTATGGGTATTGATTTTTTAGTATCTAGTTTTACACTCATAACTTATCCTCCTTAATCATATCTTATGCGAGGGTCTACAAAGGCATATAAGATATCCGCTAACACATTGGCAAGAAGCAACACTAAGGCCAACACCATAGTACCTGCCATAACTACAGGGTAGTCTCTATTAGAAATTGCTTGAAAAACCATGGTGCCCATGCCTGGCCATTTAAATACCCGTTCAGTTAAAACTGCTCCAGATAAAAGACCAGCTAAAGACAGGCTCAAAATAGTTACAATTGGTATTAATGCATTTCTTAAAGCATGTTTATAAATAACCACTCTTTCAGATAAACCTTTGGCTCTAGCAGTTCGTATATAGTCTTGCCTAACCACCTCTAACATGGCTGATCTAGTATATCTCATACGACCAGCTATTTGAATAAAGGTTAAAACAGTTATTGGTAAAACCATATAGCTAAGTCTGTCCATCAACAACCTAATACCGGTATAACCACTCTTTATGGTTGACATACCGGAGAGCTGAAATATGCCTAAATCAAAGGCAACATATTTAACCAATAACAACGCAAAGAAAAATGCAGGTATCGATATACCAATAAATGCTAAGAGGGTCGCTAAATAATCAAAGATTGAATACTGCTTAGTGGCAGATATTACCCCCAAAGGAATTGCGATGATAGTGCTTAAAATAAGGGCTGGTATTGATAATAACAAAGTATTTCTTAAACGCCTCTTTATTAAATTACTAACTGGTTCGTGAGAGTGAATAGAATAGCCTAAATTTCCTACGGCTAACTCCTTAGTCCATTTAAAGTACTTAACAGGCAACGGGTCATAATAACCTACTGCCCTTAACATATTTTCATAATCTTCACTTGTTTTTATAATTTGAGGTGAAATCATATGCGAATAGGGATCTCCAGGGGCCAGATGCACCAAAGAGAATATTATTACTGAAATACCAATTAACACTGGTATAGTTAATAAAATACGCTTTAGAATATAAGTTCTCATTTTTATTCTCCTCTCGTTGTATTTACACCAGCAATACCCTAGTATTGCTGGTGTATTTTTAACTTTATTCTATATCCCAAAGGTGAACATCATAATAAATGCTATCGTTAAAATACTTAATATTCTTAACTCTAGGAGCAACTGCTCTGCCTTTAATAGGGTTATACATCCAAATAATTGGTTGCTCTTCATTCATGAATTGTGCCCACTCAAAATACGCCTCTTGACGCTTCTCTACATCTGCATAAGATAAACCTTTATCTAACAAGTCAATACATTTTTTAGGAGAATATCTTGGGAAGTTAAAGGGAGCACCTTCAGCCCATATACCCATATGGTCTCCATCCATACCTAGAGTAAATCCTATTGCAAACATGTCAAATTTACCATCTTTACATCTCTGTCGGAGGGTAGCGAACTCCATTATTTCCATATTCATTTTAACGCCAATAGCAGCTAAGTTTTGCTCTGCAATTGCACAATACTGCTCTCTAATTTGGTTGCCAGATGGATACACAAAGTCAATCTCTAACTGTTTACCGTTTGGCTTTTTCATAATGCCATCTTCGTATGTATAACCAGCTTCTTGCATTAAGCTAATAGCTTTTTCAGGGTTATACTCATAATTCTTTAAAGTATCTAATGGAGGGCAGGCCCATGATGCAGGTGAATATGGGTTATTAGCAACAATACCCTTACCATAAAGTAATGAATCTACGACTCCTTGTCGATCAATTGCATGCGCAAAGGCTTGGCGTAGCTTTTTATTTTGGAAGGTCTCTTTGGTATGATTAAAACCTATGTATTGAAAACCTAAGTCTAAACCCTCTACAATATTAATATTATTTTCTGCATATGTAGCCATATCATCTGGATTAAAGTCGTTTATTTCAATAATATCGATATCGCCCTTAAGTAAATGGGCAATAGCTAAATCTTGGTTTACAGCCTTTATAACAATTCCATCAATTTTAGGACAGCCTTGCCAATACTCTTCATTTTTAACTAAAGATGCGTATTGATCTGGTTCAAAAGATTCCAGCTTAAAGGCACTTGTTCCAACAGGATTTTGAAATAAATCTGTATGCGATTTCATATCTGCTATTGGAATATCTCCAAAAATATGCTCTGCAACTATAGTTGTTCCACCTATATTACTTAAAAATGGAGCATATAGGCTTTCAGTAGTAATCTTGACTGTGTATGGGTCAATTATTTCAATGCCCTCAACATTATCACTTTCACCTTCATGATAGGCCTCCATTCCTAAAATGTTTGATACATTGGAATAGCGTGGACCTGTATAGTCTGGATGACCTATAGACATAAAGGTGTATTTAATATCTTCGGCATTAAACTCTTCACCATCGTGCCATTTTATACCCTCGCGTAGCTTAAATGTACAAGATAAATTATCCTCAGAAAATTGCCAGCTACTAGCTAAAACAGGTATAAACTCCTTTTTTTCATTCATATCAACTAAAGAGTCGAATATTAAACCATACACTTTACTATCATATACAGCCTCTCCATACGATGGATGAAACTCACCAGTAGGTGGATTCCATTGGGCAATTGTTATTATTTTCTGCTGATCTTTACCAACGGGATCTGTAGCATTATCACAGCCCACAAGTAAAGAGAACATCATAACAAAAACCATTAACACAACACCTAAGTTTCTTTTCATTACAGTTTTCCTCCTAAACAAATTTTTCACATTATTTACAGCTAAACTCTAATCAATACAATTTCCTATTTATGAGAAAATTCTACTAATGTTGAAGTTTAAATTCAATTTTAATCGAAATTTCCCTGCTTATTTTCTGAAAATTTTAAATTTTATTTCAAATCAAAATATAAAATTTTCTTATTTTTAGCTATTTAAGTGATTTTTAAATTAAATATTAAATATTTCATCACTAAATTACTCATAATATATTTAGGTTATTTAAGTATTTATTTACATTTATACTATTATTTAAATAATATTAAATATTATTTGATCATACTAATAATTTACTGTGAATAAATTAAAAAAACTTATCCACAACTCTCACCTATACTCAAGCATAAATAATCTACTATTATGTTTTGTAAACTCATTATTTTATAAGAGTTTTCTATTAATATTTTATTTATTTAAGATCTCTTATCTATAACAATTAACAACTTTTGTGAATAACTAGCCACTTTTACACAGAGTTATCCACAGAATTTTTATAAACATCTAAATAATATTACATATATTGGATTATTGGTTAAATAAAAACTCTTTACTATTTAGGTATATGTGCTAACATATCTAATTAATAAATTTATAAGTATATAAAGAGGTACAACCAATGAAAGCAAAGTCCGACAATAAAAATGTCGCGATACTATTCATGATTCTTGCAGCTTTTCTGTTTACTGTGATGCAATTGTTTATAAAGCTAACTCCACGCATACCAGTATTTGAAAAATTATTTTTTAGAAACTCTATTGGTTTACTAATTACATTTTTTTTGCTGAAAAAAAACAATGTATCAGTATTAGGTAAGAAGGAAAACAGAAAGTTGTTAGTTTTAAGAGGTTGCTTTGGGGTTGGGGGAGGCATTGCCTATTTTATTAGTGTAACTAATTTACCAATGGCAGATGCCTCAATAATTTATAATCTAAACCCGTTTTTTGTTACCCTATTTGCAGTTTTATGTTTAAAAGAAAAGCTTAAAAAACCACAAATTGCAGCTTTGCTGATAACATTTTTTGGTGCACTATTAGTTATAAAACCTCAGTTTAGTGCTGATACGATACCGGCATTAATAGGGTTTGTTGGTTCTATATTTATGGGAGCAGCTTATACAGTGTTAAGACAATTAAAGGGTAAAGAACATCCTTCTACAGCAGTATTTTATTTTTGCTTGTTCTCTACCTTGGCTTCTATACCATTCATGTTCTTCAATTATAAAGTACCAAATAGGTGGGAGATTTTAACTCTAATAAGCATCGGATTTTTTTCTGTAGCTGGTCAATTTGCTTTAACTTATGCTTATAAAAATGCTCCTGCCTCAGAGGTATCAATTTTTAACTATACCTCAATAATAATGTCAGTAATTTTTGGGGCGTTGGTTTGGCATGAGTTCCCTGATTTTTTAACATTGTTAGGTGCTTTTATTATTGTTGGAGTTGCAGTTACCTTATATGTAAGTGAAAGAGTTGCAAATAAAAAACTAAAGGGGGTTAATCATATTTCATCCTAACTATGATATAATTTTAGAGTAAAATATTATTAAAAATTATGTATAACAACAGATTAATACTCGTATTTTTATTATATAATTGAGGTATAGTCTTCATTCTAGTTGCTATGTTTAGAGCTTAAGTTTATTCTGTACCATACCAGTAGTACTAGTAGTTTTAGATACCTTAGTATTAATAATGTTTCAACTAATTTTACCATACTATTTAATTATTCTGTTTTTTATTAAGTTATTTTTATGGAGAAGTATTATGCCAAGCTATAAAATATATTATGTAGACACCTTTACAAACAAAGCTTTTACCGGTAATCCAGCAGCAGTTTGTGTTACCAATCAGCCTCTCACCGAAGTCTTAATGCAAAAAATTGCTTTTGAACTTAATTTGTCAGAAACAGCCTTTACTTATTGTCTTAATAAACCTAAAAACTTGTATAATATAAGGTGGTATACACCAATAACTGAAGTATGTTTGTGTGGACATGCTACCTTAGCCACAGCCCATATTTTATTTAATAACAGTTATGTAAATAGCGATTGTGTCAGCTTTTATGCTCAATACAGGGATTTATATTTACATGCCCAAAAAAGTAGTTACGGAATTGCTTTAGAGTTTCCTAGAGACACTTTACAAGAGGTACCTACGTATTTAAAGCAAAGACTACTTAATTGTTTAAAACTGCCTAGTAACTGTCCTATTTATCAAGGTAACCTTACAAAGCAAATTATTATTGAAGTAAATAATGAGCAAGTGGTGCAGAACTTGCAACCAAATTTTAAAGAGTTATTAAGTATAGCCTATAATTTAACAGGTGTAGCTGTTACTGCAAAATCTATAAGCTACGATTTTGTATCGCGTTTTTTCGACCCTTGGGAGGGCATAAATGAAGACCCTGTTACCGGATCTGCTCATACGGTTTTGGCTCCATATTGGAGTAAAAAGTTAAATAAAAATTCCCTAAATGCCAAACAAATATCTTCACGAGGTGGAAAGCTAAAGTTACAATTATCAAAACAACATGTTTATATTGCTGGCAACTCAATAACTACCTTAAAAGGGGAGATTTTAGTTTAAAAAGGAGTGTTACCATGTTTTTTGCTCGAAAAGCAACCGAAACAGAGAAACTATTAATTAAAGAGTGGTTGACGACCGAAAACCTTCCAACCACAGATATTTTTAATGAAAATATTGTTTTTTTATTAGGTGAATTGGATGATGAACTTGTAGCCTGTGGTGGTTTAGAGCTATATGATGATGTTGCAATAATGAGAGGATTATATGTTAAACCTAGTTTTAGAAAAGGTAATTTAGGAGAAACAATTGCTAGAGGTTTAATAAATTTAGCAGATAAAAGGTCTGTTAAATATATTTACACCTTAATTGATGATGATAATATGGCTTACTTTTTAGCAAAAATGAGATACGTACCTTGTGAATGTACAGACCTTATTAAGGCTGTTCCTAGTAGTAATATCACTCAATACAAAAACAAAGCCAAAGCTTGGTGTTTAGATATTGATTTGTTTTTTAAAAATTCGTGTTGCTCAAAACACTAGTTTTCTGTATAGTTGCAATAATCTTTGTTAATGTTTAAAATATAATTATAAACAATATAGGAGGATTTACAATGGCTAACGTTATTTTTTATGGTGCATCTTGGTGACCTGGCTGTAAACCAGCAAAAGAGTTTCTTTTGCAAAATAATGTGGAATATACCTATAAAGATATTGATAATAAGGATAATTTAAAAGAGTTTTACGCAATGCGTGACAAACATGAAATATATAACTCTATTAAAGCCGCTGGTAAATATGGTATTCCATCAATTCTAATTGATGGAGAACCACATGTAGATGTAATGAATCAAACAGCTATTATTAAAGAAAAATTGGGGCTAAAATAGTTACTAAGGAAAATCATAATTTAATAATCAAATAAAAAGACTATTGCCAAATAACACGCAATGGTCTTTTAATATATTTACTATTAATTATTATTAGCTACTATTAGGTACCCTTGTCCATATTATCTGCATACTATATAGCAAAGATAAGTATTTTGGAGAGTGAACAAGGTGAGTAGATTTTTACAAGCTCAAATATCCCTTATTGCTGCTATCATAACATTTGCTTTAGGCGGTTGTACCTTTATTATAAAAGCGTTATTAGCAATAATGGCCTTAGATTATTTATCTGGAGTTATTTCTGCTGCTTATCATGGTAAGTTGAGTAGTAATATAGGAGTTAAAGGAATATCTAAGAAATTATTAATTATAATTTTAGTAAGTGTGGCTCATTTAATTGATGGAATTTTAGGATTAGAATTTTTAGTAAGAAACACAGTTATATATTTTTATATGTCTAATGAAGTTATCTCTATTTTAGAAAATAGCATAAAACTGGGACTACCTGTACCTAAAATTTTGGTGAAAATTTGTGATGAGTTTAATGATAATAATTTGTTTAATACAATTCACAAAAATAAATAAATCAAATTACATGGTATTCAAAATAAGGATTCGCTCATTAGAGCAAATCCTTATTTTTATCATTATATTAATGTTAATAAAGTAACTAACTTACTACCGGAAACTTAGATATTTCTTTAACAATATGATTCATAACTAAGGAGATATCTGCTTGATTAACAGTGTTATCTCCATTTACATCTCCAGCCATTAAATCAGCCCCGTTTAAAGGTTTTGAATTATTCACATGTTGCATAATCCTTACTACATCAACTACATTAATTTTACTATCTCCATTTACATCTCCGTAAGAGACAAACACTTCTACCTTACCGTGTTTTACTCTAGGTACTATGTCACT
This Clostridium sp. 'deep sea' DNA region includes the following protein-coding sequences:
- a CDS encoding ABC transporter ATP-binding protein produces the protein MSKALVEVKNLKKYFPITGGVFSKKIGEVKAVDGVSFNINKGEIYGLVGESGCGKSTTGRTILNLLNPTQGSVKFNGKTLYDVEKKVAINKQEMRNLRKDMQIIFQDPFASLDPRMNVGAIISEGLICHKLASKTEALNRARELLELCGLPSSNIKKYPHEFSGGQRQRISIARSLALNPQFIIGDEPIAALDVSVQAQILMLLQDLKEKMDLTYLFISHDLGVIKYFCDKIAVMYLGSFVEVGTSEELFNNPKHPYTKVLLSAMPVIDITQKKERIILQGDVPSPANPPTGCKFHTRCPYAMDICSKEIPKQTKLSESHYYHCHLDQ
- a CDS encoding ABC transporter substrate-binding protein — translated: MKRNLGVVLMVFVMMFSLLVGCDNATDPVGKDQQKIITIAQWNPPTGEFHPSYGEAVYDSKVYGLIFDSLVDMNEKKEFIPVLASSWQFSEDNLSCTFKLREGIKWHDGEEFNAEDIKYTFMSIGHPDYTGPRYSNVSNILGMEAYHEGESDNVEGIEIIDPYTVKITTESLYAPFLSNIGGTTIVAEHIFGDIPIADMKSHTDLFQNPVGTSAFKLESFEPDQYASLVKNEEYWQGCPKIDGIVIKAVNQDLAIAHLLKGDIDIIEINDFNPDDMATYAENNINIVEGLDLGFQYIGFNHTKETFQNKKLRQAFAHAIDRQGVVDSLLYGKGIVANNPYSPASWACPPLDTLKNYEYNPEKAISLMQEAGYTYEDGIMKKPNGKQLEIDFVYPSGNQIREQYCAIAEQNLAAIGVKMNMEIMEFATLRQRCKDGKFDMFAIGFTLGMDGDHMGIWAEGAPFNFPRYSPKKCIDLLDKGLSYADVEKRQEAYFEWAQFMNEEQPIIWMYNPIKGRAVAPRVKNIKYFNDSIYYDVHLWDIE
- the opp4C gene encoding oligopeptide ABC transporter permease; protein product: MSVKLDTKKSIPIEHGLSPWAIGFKRIKKNKMALLALAILSLLVLIAIFAPFITKYERDAVHPDSRYLPPSKDHLLGTDELGRDVLTRLIYGARASLSVGLVATSIAMIIGVVLGSISGYYGGWIDNVIMRLVDIIMCFPFFLMAIVIASMIGQSIYTVMVVTGLLSWPSLARIVRAEILSIKEREFVEAARALGLKTKHIIVSHILPNAIAVIIVYVTLGIAGGILSEAGLSYLGLGVKPPQPSWGNMLRSAESFRSLTKHPWLWVPPGILIFITVLSINIFGDGLRDALDPKLKR
- a CDS encoding ABC transporter ATP-binding protein; the encoded protein is MSVNILKMRNLVTSFNTSEGKVVAVNGVDIDIEEGKVLGVVGESGCGKSVTSLSIMKLLPKENGFIEEGSIEFNGQDIVTLSEYEMQSIRGNDIAMIFQEPMTALNPVLRIGEQIGETLDIHQNIKLKSSENKERCIELLNLVGIPRAEQIINEYPHQLSGGMRQRVMIAMALSCKPKLLIADEPTTALDVTIQAQVLDLIRQLKDQLDMSIMFITHDLGVIAEMADKVVVMYAGKIVEKADTYNLFTNPQHPYTKGLLASRPDTLSRSEKLRCIKGMVPSPLNMPKGCAFAPRCDYCQDKCLVEMPELKNYKKNHSVRCWLMDQGGLGNE
- a CDS encoding DMT family transporter — its product is MKAKSDNKNVAILFMILAAFLFTVMQLFIKLTPRIPVFEKLFFRNSIGLLITFFLLKKNNVSVLGKKENRKLLVLRGCFGVGGGIAYFISVTNLPMADASIIYNLNPFFVTLFAVLCLKEKLKKPQIAALLITFFGALLVIKPQFSADTIPALIGFVGSIFMGAAYTVLRQLKGKEHPSTAVFYFCLFSTLASIPFMFFNYKVPNRWEILTLISIGFFSVAGQFALTYAYKNAPASEVSIFNYTSIIMSVIFGALVWHEFPDFLTLLGAFIIVGVAVTLYVSERVANKKLKGVNHISS
- a CDS encoding ABC transporter permease; translated protein: MRTYILKRILLTIPVLIGISVIIFSLVHLAPGDPYSHMISPQIIKTSEDYENMLRAVGYYDPLPVKYFKWTKELAVGNLGYSIHSHEPVSNLIKRRLRNTLLLSIPALILSTIIAIPLGVISATKQYSIFDYLATLLAFIGISIPAFFFALLLVKYVAFDLGIFQLSGMSTIKSGYTGIRLLMDRLSYMVLPITVLTFIQIAGRMRYTRSAMLEVVRQDYIRTARAKGLSERVVIYKHALRNALIPIVTILSLSLAGLLSGAVLTERVFKWPGMGTMVFQAISNRDYPVVMAGTMVLALVLLLANVLADILYAFVDPRIRYD
- a CDS encoding GNAT family N-acetyltransferase, which encodes MFFARKATETEKLLIKEWLTTENLPTTDIFNENIVFLLGELDDELVACGGLELYDDVAIMRGLYVKPSFRKGNLGETIARGLINLADKRSVKYIYTLIDDDNMAYFLAKMRYVPCECTDLIKAVPSSNITQYKNKAKAWCLDIDLFFKNSCCSKH
- a CDS encoding ABC transporter substrate-binding protein produces the protein MKTLKIKRLKVLIAITLFVTILSACGNEATSVDNQNQPLIILQGVDATSLDPAMHSDTPSSNVEYQIFDTLIKRSSDMHLKPSIANSWKMINDTTWKLTIRDDVKFHNGETLTAEDVKFSIERIIDPKNKSPRMSHYNIIKDVILEENNSIIIKTKQPYPVLLSRLSDLRIVPKKYLQEVGNEQFAVKPIGSGPYKLKEWQRDEFINLVAYEQYWDGCPEIKEVVFKPVPESSARVMSLRAKEADIITNLPPHQVTELKQSAGVDSVSVDSTRVMFMSITTNRKNVKDIRVRQALNYAIDKQSIINNILEKSAVKSDQIISKFDLGFNNNLTEIDYNPQKAKQLLKDAGYEKGLKITMKSPSGRYLMDKEVAEAVKLQLEAVGIEVELTFEEFGTYVTKIISGTMDADVWLIGWGSSTFDAGTTLKQWLYTPNKTAYYRVSKETNNHIDSLLEEALMTMEEVRRAEIYYDIIQQVHNDSAFINLYQQKDLYGVSDRVKFSPRSDELIDVKSIKWKK
- a CDS encoding PhzF family phenazine biosynthesis protein is translated as MPSYKIYYVDTFTNKAFTGNPAAVCVTNQPLTEVLMQKIAFELNLSETAFTYCLNKPKNLYNIRWYTPITEVCLCGHATLATAHILFNNSYVNSDCVSFYAQYRDLYLHAQKSSYGIALEFPRDTLQEVPTYLKQRLLNCLKLPSNCPIYQGNLTKQIIIEVNNEQVVQNLQPNFKELLSIAYNLTGVAVTAKSISYDFVSRFFDPWEGINEDPVTGSAHTVLAPYWSKKLNKNSLNAKQISSRGGKLKLQLSKQHVYIAGNSITTLKGEILV